In Micromonospora sp. WMMD980, the following are encoded in one genomic region:
- a CDS encoding quinone-dependent dihydroorotate dehydrogenase, producing the protein MIFERVVRPRLFALGGGDAEAAHEWTLARLAALSRRPAVLAALRRAYFRAAPREVFGVRFPNPVGLAAGMDKNGVALPAWPALGFGFVEVGTVTAQAQPGNPRPRLFRLRDSEAVVNRMGFNNAGAEALATRLSALPRPLDVPLGISLGKSKVTPLDEAVEDYLASYRALKDHGDYFAVNVSSPNTPGLRSLQDRSHLDALLAALVGEKPVLVKIAPDLTDAAVAELLAVCLDRGAAGVIATNTTLGREGLAPADRARGAEAGGLSGRPLTARSRELVAFVHRETGGRLPVIGVGGILDPDDATRMFDAGAALVQLYTGFIYRGPTLTRAITTHPHPPR; encoded by the coding sequence GTGATCTTCGAGAGGGTGGTGCGGCCCCGGCTGTTCGCGCTGGGGGGCGGGGACGCGGAGGCGGCGCACGAGTGGACGCTGGCGCGGCTCGCCGCGTTGTCACGTCGGCCGGCGGTGCTGGCGGCGCTGCGGCGCGCGTACTTCCGGGCCGCGCCGCGCGAGGTGTTCGGGGTGCGGTTCCCGAACCCGGTCGGGTTGGCGGCCGGGATGGACAAGAACGGGGTCGCGTTGCCGGCCTGGCCGGCGCTGGGCTTCGGCTTCGTCGAGGTCGGCACCGTCACCGCGCAGGCCCAGCCGGGCAACCCCCGGCCCCGGCTGTTCCGGCTGCGCGACAGCGAGGCCGTGGTCAACCGGATGGGCTTCAACAACGCCGGCGCCGAGGCGCTCGCGACCCGGCTGTCGGCGCTGCCCCGACCGCTCGACGTGCCGCTGGGCATCTCGCTGGGCAAGTCCAAGGTGACCCCGCTGGACGAGGCCGTCGAGGACTACCTCGCCTCCTACCGGGCGCTCAAGGACCACGGGGACTACTTCGCGGTCAACGTGTCCTCACCGAACACCCCGGGCCTGCGGTCGCTTCAGGACCGGTCCCACCTGGACGCGCTGCTCGCCGCGCTGGTGGGGGAGAAGCCGGTGCTGGTGAAGATCGCCCCGGACCTCACCGACGCGGCCGTGGCCGAGCTGCTGGCGGTCTGCCTGGACCGGGGCGCGGCGGGTGTCATCGCCACCAACACCACGCTCGGCCGGGAAGGGCTCGCCCCGGCCGACCGGGCGCGCGGCGCCGAGGCCGGCGGCCTCTCCGGCCGCCCGCTGACCGCCCGGTCCCGGGAACTGGTCGCGTTCGTGCACCGGGAGACCGGGGGGCGGCTGCCGGTGATCGGCGTCGGCGGCATCCTCGACCCCGACGACGCGACCCGGATGTTCGACGCCGGCGCCGCCCTGGTCCAGCTCTACACCGGCTTCATCTACCGCGGCCCCACCCTGACCCGAGCCATCACCACCCACCCCCACCCACCCCGCTAA
- the carB gene encoding carbamoyl-phosphate synthase large subunit yields MPKRTDLKHVLVIGSGPIVIGQACEFDYSGTQACRVLRSEGIRVSLVNSNPATIMTDPEFADATYVEPITPEFVELVIAKERPDALLPTLGGQTALNTAVALHSAGVLEKYGVELIGANVEAINRGEDRQLFKDIVAKAGVRLGVEDPATLTPRSRVCHSMDEVRDTVAELGLPVVIRPSFTMGGLGSGMAHTDADLDRIAGAGLAASPVHEVLIEESVLGWKEYELELMRDRNDNVVVVCSIENVDPMGVHTGDSVTVAPAMTLTDREYQRLRDLGIAVLREVGVDTGGCNIQFAVNPADGRIVVIEMNPRVSRSSALASKATGFPIAKIAAKLAVGYTLDEIPNDITLKTPAAFEPSLDYVVVKIPRFAFEKFPGADPELTTTMKSVGEAMSLGRNFTEALNKAMRSMETKASGFWTVPDPAGATRENTLAALRVPHDGRLYTVERALRLGASIAEVAEASGGMDPWFLDQIAGLIELRTEIVDAPVLDADLLRRAKRAGLSDRQLAALRPELAAEDGVRTLRHRLGIRPVYKTVDTCAAEFEATTPYHYSTYDSETEVAPSARPKVIILGSGPNRIGQGIEFDYSCVHAVQALRDVGYETVMVNCNPETVSTDYDTADRLYFEPLTFEDVLEAWHAEDSSGKAAGGPGVVGVVVQLGGQTPLGLAQRLKNAGVPVVGTSPESIHLAEERGAFGAVLARAGLRAPAHGMATSYDEAKAIADEIGYPVLVRPSYVLGGRGMEIVYDDATLRDYIGRATEISPDHPVLVDRFLDDAIEIDVDALVDADGDVYLGGVMEHIEEAGIHSGDSSCALPPITLAGSHLTQVRRYTEEIARGVGVRGLLNVQYALQGDTLYVLEANPRASRTVPFVSKATAVPLAKAAARIALGATIAELRAEGMLPPTGDGGTMPPDAPIAVKEAVLPFKRFRTPSGKGIDVLLGPEMRSTGEVMGIDTGFGQAFAKSQAAAYGSLPTSGKIFVSVANRDKRGMIFPIKRLADLGFQIVATTGTAEVLRRHGIACEQIRKHYESGEGADAVSLILGGDVALVVNTPQGSGASARSDGYEIRSAAVTADIPCVTTVPGAAAAVMGIEARINGDLRVRPLQDLHAALRAGE; encoded by the coding sequence ATGCCTAAGCGCACCGACCTGAAGCACGTCCTGGTGATCGGCTCCGGTCCGATCGTGATCGGACAGGCCTGCGAGTTCGACTACTCCGGCACCCAGGCCTGCCGGGTGCTGCGCAGCGAGGGGATCCGGGTCAGCCTGGTCAACTCCAACCCGGCCACGATCATGACGGACCCGGAGTTCGCCGACGCCACCTACGTCGAGCCGATCACGCCCGAGTTCGTCGAGCTGGTCATCGCCAAGGAGCGCCCGGACGCGCTGCTGCCGACCCTGGGTGGGCAGACCGCGCTGAACACCGCGGTCGCCCTGCACTCCGCGGGCGTGCTGGAGAAGTACGGCGTCGAGCTGATCGGCGCCAACGTCGAGGCGATCAACCGGGGCGAGGACCGGCAGCTGTTCAAGGACATCGTGGCCAAGGCCGGCGTCCGCCTGGGCGTCGAGGACCCGGCCACGCTGACCCCGCGATCGCGCGTCTGCCACTCCATGGACGAGGTCCGCGACACCGTCGCCGAGCTGGGCCTGCCGGTGGTCATCCGGCCGTCGTTCACCATGGGCGGCCTCGGCTCCGGGATGGCGCACACCGACGCCGACCTCGATCGCATCGCCGGCGCCGGCCTGGCCGCCAGCCCGGTGCACGAGGTGCTGATCGAGGAGAGCGTGCTCGGCTGGAAGGAGTACGAGCTCGAGCTGATGCGCGACCGGAACGACAACGTCGTGGTGGTCTGCTCGATCGAGAACGTCGACCCGATGGGCGTGCACACCGGCGACAGCGTGACCGTCGCGCCGGCCATGACGCTCACCGACCGGGAGTACCAGCGGCTGCGTGACCTCGGCATCGCGGTGCTGCGCGAGGTCGGGGTGGACACCGGCGGCTGCAACATCCAGTTCGCGGTCAACCCGGCCGACGGCCGGATCGTGGTGATCGAGATGAACCCGCGGGTGTCGCGCTCCTCGGCGCTGGCCTCGAAGGCCACCGGCTTCCCGATCGCCAAGATCGCCGCGAAGCTCGCGGTCGGCTACACGCTCGACGAGATCCCCAACGACATCACGCTCAAGACGCCGGCCGCGTTCGAGCCCTCGCTGGACTACGTGGTGGTGAAGATCCCCCGGTTCGCGTTCGAGAAGTTCCCCGGCGCCGATCCGGAGCTGACCACCACGATGAAGTCGGTGGGCGAGGCGATGAGCCTGGGCCGCAACTTCACCGAGGCGCTGAACAAGGCGATGCGCTCGATGGAAACCAAAGCGTCGGGCTTCTGGACCGTGCCCGACCCGGCCGGCGCCACCAGGGAGAACACCCTCGCCGCGCTGCGCGTGCCGCACGACGGCCGGCTCTACACCGTCGAGCGGGCGCTGCGCCTGGGCGCGTCGATCGCCGAGGTGGCCGAGGCGTCCGGCGGCATGGACCCGTGGTTCCTGGACCAGATCGCCGGGCTGATCGAGCTGCGCACCGAGATCGTCGACGCGCCGGTGCTCGACGCCGACCTGCTGCGCCGGGCCAAGCGGGCCGGCCTGTCCGACCGGCAGCTCGCCGCGCTGCGCCCCGAACTGGCCGCCGAGGACGGCGTCCGGACGCTGCGCCACCGGCTCGGGATCCGGCCGGTCTACAAGACGGTGGACACCTGCGCGGCCGAGTTCGAGGCCACCACGCCCTACCACTACTCGACGTACGACTCCGAGACGGAGGTGGCGCCCTCGGCCCGACCGAAGGTGATCATCCTCGGCTCCGGGCCGAACCGGATCGGTCAGGGCATCGAGTTCGACTACTCGTGCGTGCACGCCGTCCAAGCGCTCCGGGACGTCGGCTACGAGACGGTGATGGTCAACTGCAACCCGGAGACCGTCTCCACCGACTACGACACCGCCGACCGACTCTACTTCGAGCCGCTGACCTTCGAGGACGTGCTGGAGGCGTGGCACGCCGAGGACTCGTCCGGCAAGGCGGCCGGCGGCCCCGGCGTGGTCGGGGTGGTGGTGCAGCTCGGCGGTCAGACCCCGCTCGGCCTGGCCCAGCGGCTCAAGAACGCCGGCGTGCCGGTGGTCGGCACCTCACCGGAGTCGATCCACCTGGCCGAGGAGCGGGGCGCGTTCGGCGCGGTGCTGGCCCGGGCCGGGCTGCGCGCGCCCGCGCACGGCATGGCCACCTCGTACGACGAGGCGAAGGCGATCGCCGACGAGATCGGCTACCCGGTGCTGGTCCGGCCCTCGTACGTGCTCGGCGGCCGGGGCATGGAGATCGTCTACGACGACGCCACGCTGCGCGACTACATCGGCCGGGCCACCGAGATCTCGCCCGACCACCCGGTGCTGGTGGACCGGTTCCTCGACGACGCCATCGAGATCGACGTGGACGCGCTGGTGGACGCCGACGGCGACGTCTACCTGGGCGGCGTGATGGAGCACATCGAGGAGGCCGGCATCCACTCCGGCGACTCGTCCTGCGCGCTGCCGCCGATCACGCTGGCCGGCTCGCACCTCACCCAGGTGCGCCGCTACACCGAGGAGATCGCCCGCGGCGTCGGGGTGCGCGGCCTGCTCAACGTCCAGTACGCCTTGCAGGGCGACACGCTCTACGTGCTGGAGGCCAACCCGCGCGCCTCCCGGACCGTGCCGTTCGTCTCGAAGGCGACCGCGGTGCCGCTGGCCAAGGCGGCGGCCCGGATCGCGCTGGGCGCCACCATCGCCGAGCTGCGCGCCGAGGGGATGCTGCCGCCGACCGGCGACGGCGGCACCATGCCGCCGGACGCGCCGATCGCGGTCAAGGAGGCGGTGCTGCCGTTCAAGCGGTTCCGCACCCCGTCGGGCAAGGGCATCGACGTGCTGCTCGGCCCGGAGATGCGCTCCACCGGCGAGGTGATGGGCATCGACACCGGCTTCGGTCAGGCGTTCGCGAAGTCGCAGGCCGCCGCGTACGGGTCGCTGCCCACCTCCGGGAAGATCTTCGTCTCGGTGGCGAACCGGGACAAGCGCGGCATGATCTTCCCGATCAAGCGCCTGGCCGACCTGGGCTTCCAGATCGTCGCCACCACCGGCACGGCCGAGGTGCTGCGCCGGCACGGCATCGCCTGCGAGCAGATCCGCAAGCACTACGAGTCGGGCGAGGGCGCGGACGCGGTGTCGCTGATCCTCGGCGGCGACGTGGCGCTGGTGGTGAACACGCCGCAGGGCTCCGGCGCGAGCGCCCGCTCGGACGGCTACGAGATCCGCAGCGCCGCCGTCACGGCCGACATCCCCTGCGTCACCACCGTCCCCGGCGCCGCCGCGGCGGTCATGGGCATCGAGGCACGCATCAACGGCGACCTGCGCGTCCGCCCCCTCCAGGACCTGCACGCCGCCCTGCGGGCCGGCGAGTGA
- the carA gene encoding glutamine-hydrolyzing carbamoyl-phosphate synthase small subunit — protein MRRRSAILVLEDGRTFHGEAYGSVGETFGEAVFNTGMTGYQETLTDPSYHRQVVVQTAPHIGNTGVNGEDDESGRIWVAGYVVRDPARIGSNWRATGGLEDRLAAEGVVGISGIDTRALTRHLRERGAMRVGVSSVDDDPAALLERVRTSPAMVGADLSTEVTTAKPYVVEAQGAHRFTVAALDLGIKRNVPRRLAARGVTTHVLPADSTIGDLLATGADAVFLSPGPGDPATADGPVALAREVLTRRIPLFGICFGSQILGRALGFGTYKLGYGHRGINQPVLDRATGKVEVTSHNHGFAVEVPGVTSGAVVPDQVVDTDFGGVRVSHVCLNDNVVEGLRAVDVPAFTVQYHPEAAAGPHDADYLFDRFAELIEGGKNA, from the coding sequence GTGAGGCGCAGAAGCGCGATCCTCGTCCTGGAGGACGGGCGCACGTTCCACGGCGAGGCGTACGGCAGCGTCGGGGAGACCTTCGGCGAGGCGGTCTTCAACACCGGCATGACCGGCTACCAGGAGACGCTCACCGACCCCTCCTACCACCGCCAGGTGGTGGTGCAGACCGCGCCGCACATCGGCAACACCGGCGTGAACGGCGAGGACGACGAGTCCGGCCGGATCTGGGTCGCCGGCTACGTGGTGCGCGACCCGGCCCGGATCGGCTCGAACTGGCGCGCCACCGGCGGCCTGGAGGACCGGCTCGCCGCCGAGGGCGTGGTCGGCATCAGCGGGATCGACACCCGGGCGCTGACCCGGCACCTGCGCGAGCGTGGCGCGATGCGGGTCGGCGTCTCCAGCGTCGACGACGACCCGGCCGCGCTGCTGGAGCGGGTCCGCACCTCGCCGGCCATGGTCGGCGCGGACCTGTCCACCGAGGTGACCACCGCGAAGCCGTACGTCGTCGAGGCGCAGGGCGCGCACCGGTTCACGGTGGCCGCGCTGGACCTGGGCATCAAGCGCAACGTGCCGCGCCGGCTCGCCGCCCGCGGCGTCACCACCCACGTGCTGCCCGCCGACTCGACGATCGGCGACCTGCTCGCCACCGGCGCGGACGCGGTGTTCCTCTCGCCCGGCCCGGGCGATCCGGCGACCGCCGACGGCCCGGTGGCTCTCGCGCGGGAGGTGCTGACCCGGCGGATCCCGCTGTTCGGCATCTGCTTCGGCAGCCAGATCCTCGGCCGGGCGCTCGGCTTCGGCACCTACAAGCTGGGGTACGGCCACCGCGGCATCAACCAGCCGGTGCTCGACCGGGCCACCGGCAAGGTCGAGGTGACCAGCCACAACCACGGCTTCGCCGTCGAGGTGCCGGGCGTCACCTCCGGCGCGGTGGTGCCCGACCAGGTGGTCGACACCGACTTCGGCGGGGTCCGGGTCTCCCATGTGTGCCTCAATGACAACGTGGTCGAGGGGCTGCGGGCCGTGGACGTGCCCGCCTTCACCGTCCAGTACCACCCGGAGGCGGCGGCCGGCCCGCACGACGCGGACTACCTGTTCGACCGCTTCGCGGAGCTCATCGAAGGCGGCAAGAATGCCTAA
- a CDS encoding dihydroorotase: MTAYLIKNVSPVGGEPTDLLIRDGVVAEVGAGLAADGATVIDATGLVALPGLVDLHTHLREPGREDAETVESGSRAAALGGYTAVCAMANTSPVADTAGVVEQVWRLGREAGLVDVQPIGAVTVGLAGERLAELGAMADSAARVRIFSDDGHCVADPRLMRRALEYVKAFDGVVAQHAEEPRLTEGAQMHEGEVSTRLGLTGWPAVAEEAIIARDVLLAEHVGSRLHVCHVSTAGSVEVLRQAKARGVRVTAEVTPHHLLLTDEKAESYDPVFKVNPPLRTAADVDALRAALAEGVIDVIATDHAPHAVEDKECEWAYARPGMLGLETALSIALDVLGPRWDLIAERMSRVPARIAGLDGHGLDPAPGVPANLTLVDPAARRVIEPAELASRSRNTPYARMTLPGRIVATFLRGEPTVLDGKATK, translated from the coding sequence GTGACCGCGTACCTGATCAAGAACGTCAGCCCGGTCGGCGGCGAGCCGACCGACCTGCTCATCCGCGACGGCGTGGTGGCCGAGGTCGGCGCCGGCCTGGCCGCGGACGGCGCCACGGTGATCGACGCGACCGGCCTGGTCGCGCTGCCCGGCCTGGTCGACCTGCACACCCACCTGCGCGAGCCCGGTCGGGAGGACGCCGAGACGGTCGAGTCCGGGTCCCGGGCGGCGGCGCTCGGCGGCTACACGGCGGTCTGCGCGATGGCCAACACCTCGCCGGTCGCGGACACCGCGGGCGTGGTCGAGCAGGTGTGGCGGCTCGGCCGGGAGGCCGGCCTGGTCGACGTGCAGCCGATCGGCGCGGTCACCGTCGGGCTGGCCGGCGAGCGCCTGGCCGAGCTGGGCGCGATGGCCGACTCCGCGGCCCGGGTGCGGATCTTCTCCGACGACGGGCACTGCGTGGCCGACCCGCGGCTGATGCGCCGGGCGCTGGAGTACGTGAAGGCGTTCGACGGGGTGGTCGCCCAGCACGCGGAGGAGCCCCGGCTCACCGAGGGCGCGCAGATGCACGAGGGCGAGGTCTCCACGAGGCTCGGCCTGACCGGCTGGCCGGCGGTCGCCGAGGAGGCGATCATCGCCCGGGACGTGCTGCTGGCCGAGCACGTGGGCAGCCGGCTGCACGTCTGCCACGTCTCCACCGCCGGCAGCGTCGAGGTGCTGCGCCAGGCCAAGGCGCGCGGCGTGCGGGTGACCGCCGAGGTGACGCCGCACCATCTTCTCCTCACCGACGAGAAGGCCGAGAGCTACGACCCGGTCTTCAAGGTCAATCCGCCGCTGCGGACCGCCGCCGACGTCGACGCGCTGCGGGCCGCGCTGGCCGAGGGCGTGATCGACGTCATCGCCACCGACCACGCGCCGCACGCGGTGGAGGACAAGGAGTGCGAGTGGGCGTACGCCCGGCCGGGCATGCTCGGCCTGGAGACCGCGCTCTCCATCGCGCTGGACGTGCTCGGCCCGCGGTGGGACCTGATCGCCGAGCGGATGTCGCGGGTCCCGGCCCGGATCGCCGGGCTGGACGGGCACGGCCTCGACCCGGCGCCCGGCGTGCCGGCCAACCTGACCCTTGTCGACCCGGCCGCCCGCCGGGTGATCGAGCCGGCCGAGCTGGCCAGTCGTAGTCGCAACACCCCGTACGCCCGGATGACGCTGCCGGGTCGCATCGTGGCGACCTTCCTGCGCGGCGAGCCGACGGTCCTGGACGGAAAGGCAACCAAGTGA
- a CDS encoding aspartate carbamoyltransferase catalytic subunit encodes MIRHLLSGADLDADTATLVLDTAAEMATVAGREVKKLPALRGRTVVNLFYEDSTRTRISFEAAAKRLSADVINFSAKGSSVTKGESLKDTALTLQAMGADAVVVRHPASGAPHRLADWVDGSVVNAGDGTHEHPTQALLDAYTMRSRLGRLAGLHVAIVGDVLHSRVARSNVLLLSTLGAKVTLVGPPTLIPRDISPALAPGTDVSYDLDTVLPDVDVVMMLRVQRERMSDSYFPSAREYARRFGLDGPRMGRLPEHAIVMHPGPMNRGMEITPEVADSSRSTIVEQVANGVSVRMAVLYLLLGGSNR; translated from the coding sequence ATGATCCGGCACCTGCTCTCCGGCGCCGACCTGGACGCCGACACCGCCACCCTGGTCCTGGACACCGCGGCCGAGATGGCCACCGTGGCCGGCCGGGAGGTCAAGAAGCTGCCCGCGTTGCGCGGGCGGACGGTGGTCAACCTCTTCTACGAGGACTCCACCCGGACCCGGATCTCGTTCGAGGCGGCCGCCAAGCGGCTCAGCGCCGACGTGATCAACTTTTCCGCCAAGGGCTCCAGCGTGACCAAGGGTGAGAGCCTGAAGGACACCGCGCTCACCCTCCAGGCGATGGGCGCCGACGCGGTGGTCGTGCGGCATCCCGCCTCCGGCGCCCCGCACCGGCTGGCCGACTGGGTGGACGGGTCGGTGGTCAACGCCGGCGACGGCACCCACGAGCACCCCACCCAGGCGCTGCTCGACGCGTACACCATGCGGTCCCGGCTGGGCCGGCTCGCCGGCCTGCACGTGGCGATCGTCGGCGACGTGCTGCACTCCCGGGTGGCCCGCTCGAACGTGCTGCTGCTGAGCACGCTGGGCGCCAAGGTCACCCTGGTCGGCCCGCCGACGCTCATCCCGCGCGACATCTCGCCGGCGCTCGCCCCCGGTACCGACGTCTCCTACGACCTCGACACCGTTCTTCCCGACGTGGACGTGGTGATGATGCTGCGGGTGCAGCGGGAGCGGATGAGCGACTCCTACTTCCCGTCGGCCCGGGAGTACGCCCGCCGCTTCGGGCTCGACGGGCCGCGCATGGGCCGGTTGCCCGAGCACGCGATCGTCATGCACCCGGGCCCGATGAACCGGGGGATGGAGATCACGCCCGAGGTCGCCGACTCGTCCCGCTCCACCATCGTCGAACAGGTCGCCAACGGGGTCTCCGTGCGGATGGCCGTCCTCTACCTGCTGCTCGGAGGGAGCAACCGGTGA
- the pyrR gene encoding bifunctional pyr operon transcriptional regulator/uracil phosphoribosyltransferase PyrR, with protein MAYPPAAHSSPPRQPSVKVILAAADVSRVVDRIAHQILEKTQGAADTVLLGIPTRGVPLARRLAARISTFEDVTVPVGVLDITLYRDDLRRHATRAVGPTDLPPGGIDGRRVVLVDDVLFSGRTVRAALDALSDVGRPASVQLAVLVDRGHRQLPIRADYVGKNIPTALAENVKVTLAETDGEDEVRLHGGVLS; from the coding sequence GTGGCCTACCCACCGGCTGCCCATTCGTCGCCGCCGCGACAACCCTCGGTGAAGGTGATCCTCGCCGCCGCCGACGTCTCGCGGGTGGTCGACCGCATCGCCCACCAGATCCTGGAGAAGACCCAGGGCGCCGCCGACACGGTGCTGCTCGGCATCCCCACCCGGGGCGTTCCCCTGGCCCGCCGCCTCGCGGCCCGGATCAGCACGTTCGAGGACGTGACCGTCCCGGTCGGCGTGCTCGACATCACGCTCTACCGCGACGACCTGCGCCGGCACGCGACCCGCGCGGTCGGCCCGACCGACCTGCCGCCGGGCGGCATCGACGGCCGGCGGGTCGTGCTCGTCGACGACGTGCTCTTCTCCGGCCGCACCGTGCGGGCCGCGCTGGACGCGCTCAGCGACGTCGGCCGCCCGGCCTCGGTGCAACTCGCGGTGCTGGTCGACCGCGGTCACCGCCAACTGCCGATCCGCGCCGACTACGTCGGCAAGAACATCCCCACCGCGCTGGCCGAGAACGTCAAGGTCACCCTCGCCGAGACCGACGGCGAGGACGAGGTACGGCTGCACGGAGGCGTCCTCTCATGA
- a CDS encoding helix-turn-helix domain-containing protein yields MPSEYAKSLGARLRSIRQQQGLSLQGVEEKSNGRWKAVVVGSYERGDRAVTVSRLAELADFYRVPVSELLPDGSGVRHEPTSKIVLDLERLYDEASEDLAYVARYARAIQQQRGDYNGRVLSIRADDLRALAIVYDASPSGLIERLTEHGVLVADPRAFFAS; encoded by the coding sequence ATGCCCTCTGAATACGCCAAGTCGCTGGGCGCCCGCCTGCGCTCCATCCGCCAGCAGCAGGGCCTGTCCCTGCAGGGGGTGGAGGAGAAGTCGAACGGGCGGTGGAAGGCCGTGGTGGTCGGCTCGTACGAGCGCGGCGACCGCGCCGTCACCGTGTCCCGCCTGGCGGAGCTGGCCGACTTCTACCGCGTTCCCGTCTCGGAGCTGCTGCCCGACGGCAGTGGGGTGCGTCACGAGCCCACCAGCAAGATCGTGCTCGACCTGGAGCGGCTCTACGACGAGGCCTCCGAGGACCTCGCGTACGTCGCCCGGTACGCGCGCGCCATCCAGCAGCAGCGCGGCGACTACAACGGCCGGGTGCTCTCCATCCGCGCCGACGACCTGCGCGCCCTCGCGATCGTCTACGACGCCTCGCCGTCGGGCCTGATCGAGCGGCTCACCGAGCACGGTGTGCTGGTCGCCGACCCGCGCGCGTTCTTCGCCTCCTGA
- the nusB gene encoding transcription antitermination factor NusB, whose product MPARRKARKRALDVLFEADLRDRPPVEVLAGYLERIEQPRPDHLGYAVGLVEGVAAHLDRIDETIASYAEGWTLDRMPVVDRNLARIAVYELLYVDEIDDAVAISEAVELARQMSTDDSPRFLNGILGRIAEYASR is encoded by the coding sequence ATGCCGGCGCGCCGCAAGGCGCGCAAGCGGGCGCTGGACGTGCTCTTCGAGGCCGACCTGCGGGACCGCCCGCCGGTCGAGGTGCTCGCCGGCTACCTGGAGCGGATCGAGCAGCCCCGACCCGACCACCTCGGCTACGCCGTCGGGCTGGTCGAGGGCGTCGCGGCGCACCTGGACCGGATCGACGAGACGATCGCCAGCTACGCCGAGGGGTGGACGCTCGACCGGATGCCGGTGGTCGACCGCAACCTGGCCCGGATCGCCGTGTACGAGCTGCTCTACGTCGACGAGATCGACGACGCGGTGGCGATCAGCGAGGCCGTCGAGCTGGCTCGGCAGATGTCGACCGACGACTCGCCCCGCTTCCTCAACGGCATTCTCGGCCGGATCGCCGAGTACGCCAGCCGCTGA
- the efp gene encoding elongation factor P, which produces MASTNDLKNGLVLNLDGELWAVVEFQHVKPGKGGAFVRTTLKNVLSGKVVDKTFNAGTKVETATVDKRTMQYLYADGEDYVFMDLETFDQITVLGGTVGEAANYLLPEAEATVATHEGVPLYIELPTSVVLEVTYTEPGLQGDRSTGGNKPATVETGATVQVPLFITTGEKIKVDTRDGRYLGRA; this is translated from the coding sequence ATGGCCTCCACCAACGACCTGAAGAACGGCCTGGTACTCAACCTGGACGGCGAGCTGTGGGCCGTCGTCGAGTTCCAGCACGTCAAGCCCGGTAAGGGTGGTGCGTTCGTGCGTACCACGCTGAAGAACGTGCTGTCCGGCAAGGTGGTCGACAAGACCTTCAACGCGGGCACCAAGGTCGAGACCGCGACCGTGGACAAGCGCACCATGCAATACCTGTACGCCGACGGCGAGGACTACGTCTTCATGGATCTGGAGACGTTCGACCAGATCACCGTGCTCGGCGGCACCGTCGGCGAGGCCGCCAACTACCTCCTGCCGGAGGCCGAGGCGACCGTCGCCACCCACGAGGGCGTGCCGCTCTACATCGAGCTGCCGACCTCGGTCGTGCTGGAGGTCACCTACACCGAGCCGGGCCTGCAGGGCGACCGGTCGACCGGTGGCAACAAGCCGGCCACCGTCGAGACCGGCGCCACCGTGCAGGTGCCGCTGTTCATCACCACCGGTGAGAAGATCAAGGTCGACACCCGCGACGGCCGTTACCTCGGCCGAGCCTGA
- the aroQ gene encoding type II 3-dehydroquinate dehydratase — translation MRVYVLNGPNLGRLGTRQVDVYGVTSYAELVTDCERTGRELGLDVVVRQTDAEHEMLGWLHQAADEAAAVVLNPAAWSHYSIAVRDACAMLRAPLIEVHISNIHAREEFRHRSVVSAVATGVICGLGVDGYRLALHHLAQPGSPIRHGE, via the coding sequence GTGAGGGTGTACGTGCTCAACGGGCCGAACCTGGGCCGGCTCGGCACCCGGCAGGTCGACGTCTACGGCGTCACCAGCTACGCCGAGCTGGTGACGGACTGCGAGCGGACCGGGCGCGAGCTGGGGCTGGACGTGGTGGTCCGGCAGACCGACGCCGAGCACGAGATGCTGGGCTGGCTGCACCAGGCGGCGGACGAGGCGGCGGCGGTGGTGCTCAACCCGGCCGCCTGGTCGCACTACTCGATCGCGGTGCGGGACGCCTGCGCCATGCTCCGCGCCCCGCTGATCGAGGTGCACATCTCCAACATCCACGCCCGGGAGGAGTTCCGGCACCGTTCGGTGGTCTCCGCGGTGGCCACCGGGGTGATCTGCGGGCTGGGCGTGGACGGCTACCGGCTGGCGCTGCACCACCTGGCGCAGCCCGGGAGTCCGATTCGACACGGCGAGTAG